One region of Rhodocaloribacter litoris genomic DNA includes:
- a CDS encoding PKD domain-containing protein yields MKRPRSFHPLIFTLLALLLGPVSLQGQNVRPDKSFYIKPEVGLSSYLGDNERSPFNFNMDAFKVDGKAPISAGLELGYQATQRFDVSLGYRYGQYPVIRQFGDALEPQERRDTDRHTLNLLFRYTIMGDRWRVAPFVQAGANATLGFQDPVTGDRPIGWGPSAGLGLDVAVSGRTSLVFEWNTDFSLDDAAVDGTTDGGFGSVDALNGLTFGVKYSFRKAFSPVQVYGISGPATLQVGETGTFTADTNLESATQPVSYTWTFGDGTEGRGVTVRHAYDRPGTYTVAFTAENDRSTDTETFTVEVVPPPVPAQIVSLTASPTAPDTQTEVTFTATVTGDAPLAYRWQVNDGTTAEGERFSHTFSEPGTYEVSLTVTNEHGTDTETLTIPVVPYEPPFCASLLTMNEVYFDRNGSTLTEEGRIRLRENVEVLAACERVQVRIEGWAAANERNPDELSTARAEAVRAFYVSQGIPAERISTHGMGAAAPTTTKEGASRYQRADSIPRQDHDR; encoded by the coding sequence ATGAAACGACCCCGATCTTTCCATCCCCTGATCTTTACCCTGCTGGCCCTGTTGCTGGGGCCGGTAAGCCTCCAGGGGCAAAACGTACGTCCCGACAAATCATTCTACATAAAGCCCGAGGTGGGGCTGTCCAGCTACCTGGGAGACAACGAGCGATCCCCCTTCAACTTCAACATGGACGCCTTCAAGGTAGACGGCAAGGCGCCCATCAGCGCCGGGCTGGAGCTCGGTTATCAGGCCACGCAGCGGTTCGACGTGAGCCTGGGCTATCGCTACGGACAATATCCCGTCATCCGCCAATTCGGAGATGCCCTTGAACCACAGGAACGACGCGACACCGACCGGCACACGCTCAACCTGCTGTTCCGCTATACGATCATGGGCGATCGCTGGCGGGTGGCCCCCTTCGTGCAGGCCGGTGCCAACGCAACCCTCGGCTTCCAGGACCCCGTGACCGGCGACCGGCCGATCGGCTGGGGCCCGTCCGCAGGGCTCGGCCTGGATGTGGCCGTCTCCGGCCGCACCTCGCTGGTGTTTGAATGGAACACCGATTTCAGCCTCGACGACGCGGCCGTGGACGGCACCACCGACGGCGGGTTCGGGAGCGTCGATGCCCTCAACGGGTTGACCTTCGGCGTGAAGTACAGCTTCCGAAAAGCCTTCTCGCCGGTACAGGTCTACGGGATCAGCGGTCCGGCCACCCTTCAGGTCGGTGAGACAGGCACCTTCACCGCCGACACCAACCTGGAATCGGCCACGCAGCCGGTCAGCTACACGTGGACCTTCGGCGACGGCACCGAGGGACGCGGCGTGACCGTCCGGCACGCGTATGACAGGCCGGGCACCTACACGGTCGCCTTCACCGCCGAAAACGACCGCAGCACCGACACGGAGACGTTTACCGTCGAGGTGGTGCCGCCGCCCGTGCCGGCACAGATCGTATCCCTGACGGCCTCGCCGACGGCCCCCGACACGCAGACCGAGGTAACCTTCACGGCCACCGTGACCGGGGACGCCCCGCTGGCCTACCGCTGGCAGGTCAACGACGGCACCACGGCCGAGGGCGAGCGGTTCTCCCATACGTTCTCCGAGCCGGGCACGTATGAGGTAAGCCTGACGGTCACGAACGAGCACGGCACGGACACCGAGACCCTGACGATCCCGGTCGTCCCCTACGAGCCGCCGTTCTGCGCCTCGCTCCTCACCATGAACGAGGTCTACTTCGACCGCAACGGGTCGACCCTGACCGAGGAAGGCCGCATCCGCCTCCGGGAAAACGTCGAGGTGCTCGCGGCCTGTGAGCGGGTGCAGGTGCGCATCGAGGGCTGGGCCGCCGCCAACGAGCGGAACCCGGACGAGCTCTCCACCGCACGCGCCGAGGCCGTCCGCGCCTTCTACGTGAGCCAGGGGATCCCGGCCGAGCGCATCAGCACGCACGGCATGGGGGCCGCCGCTCCGACCACCACGAAGGAAGGCGCCTCCCGCTACCAGCGTGCCGACTCGATCCCCCGGCAGGACCATGACCGGTAA
- the gyrA gene encoding DNA gyrase subunit A: protein MEQDRRRVIPINIEEEMKSSYIDYSMSVIVSRALPDVRDGLKPVHRRVLYGMSELGLTAGSAYKKSARIVGEVLGKYHPHGDSAVYDTMVRMAQDFSMRYPLVDGQGNFGSVDGDAAAAMRYTEARLTRLAEELLRDIDKDTVDFQENFDGSLQEPEVLPAAFPSLLVNGADGIAVGMATKIPPHNLGEAVDAVVAYIRNRDISVDELMKYLPAPDFPTGGIIYGYAGVREAYHTGRGRVIMRARMHEEEIRPGRQALIITEIPYQVNKSALIEKIAALAREKRIDGIADLRDESDREGMRIVVELRKDAVPLVVQNQLYKYTPCQQTFGVNMVALVGGRPRTLTLKEMIQHYVEHRHEVVVRRTTYELRKAEERAHVLEGLTIALDHLDAVITIIRHAPDTETARANLMAGVLPAGLTPAQRERLGLPLHEGSLFALTEKQADAILALRLSRLTGLERQKIEEEYRAVLQEIERLRSILASEPLRLQLIIDELLEIKAKFADARRTEIDYAGGDDLLIEDLIEDEQVVVTVSHQGLIKRTSISEYRKQGRGGVGMRGSGMRDEDYIEHLFVSFNHDYLLFFTDQGRCYWLRVYEIPEGSRTSKGRSIRNLIQIAPDDRVRAVLAVRKEDFLDPDFLENHYVLMATRKGLVKKTSLEAFSRPRVDGIIAIDIMEEDELIEAKLTDGEADVILASSSGLAIRFREQDVRPMGRNTRGVRGISLGSGERVVGMVVIAGGEERDVLAISANGYGKRTLLDDYRVQTRGGKGIITLKTTVKTGPLVAIKGVQETDDLMISTHNGIMIRMHVGDISVFGRNTQGVRLINLKPGDAIADVTRVVTEEEEQESATAGTPVLSAD from the coding sequence ATGGAACAGGATAGAAGACGCGTCATCCCGATCAACATCGAGGAGGAGATGAAGTCCTCCTACATCGACTATTCGATGTCGGTCATCGTCAGCCGGGCCCTGCCGGACGTGCGCGACGGGCTCAAGCCCGTGCACCGGCGGGTGCTCTACGGGATGAGCGAGCTGGGGTTGACTGCGGGCAGTGCCTACAAGAAGAGCGCCCGCATCGTCGGGGAGGTGCTCGGCAAGTACCACCCCCATGGCGACTCGGCCGTCTACGACACGATGGTACGCATGGCGCAGGACTTCTCCATGCGCTACCCGCTCGTCGACGGGCAGGGAAACTTCGGCTCGGTCGATGGCGATGCGGCGGCGGCCATGCGCTACACCGAGGCCCGGCTGACCCGCCTGGCCGAGGAACTCCTCCGTGACATCGACAAGGACACGGTCGACTTCCAGGAGAACTTCGACGGCTCGCTCCAGGAGCCGGAGGTGTTGCCGGCTGCCTTCCCCAGCCTGCTCGTCAACGGGGCCGACGGCATCGCCGTGGGCATGGCCACGAAGATCCCACCCCACAACCTCGGCGAGGCCGTCGACGCGGTCGTGGCCTACATCCGCAACCGGGACATCAGCGTCGACGAGCTGATGAAATACCTGCCGGCCCCGGACTTTCCCACGGGGGGGATCATCTACGGCTATGCGGGGGTGCGGGAGGCCTATCACACCGGGCGCGGCCGGGTCATCATGCGGGCCAGGATGCACGAGGAGGAGATCCGGCCGGGGCGGCAGGCCCTCATCATCACCGAGATCCCGTATCAGGTCAACAAGAGTGCGCTCATCGAAAAGATCGCCGCGCTGGCGAGGGAAAAGCGCATCGACGGCATTGCGGACCTGCGGGACGAGAGTGACCGCGAGGGCATGCGCATCGTCGTCGAACTGCGCAAGGACGCCGTGCCGCTGGTGGTGCAGAACCAGCTCTACAAGTACACCCCCTGCCAGCAGACCTTCGGGGTGAACATGGTGGCGCTGGTGGGCGGCCGCCCGCGCACGCTGACGCTGAAAGAGATGATCCAGCACTACGTCGAGCACCGGCACGAGGTCGTCGTGCGCCGGACGACGTACGAGCTGCGCAAGGCCGAGGAGCGGGCGCACGTGCTCGAAGGCCTGACCATTGCCCTGGACCACCTCGACGCCGTCATCACCATCATCCGGCATGCCCCGGATACGGAGACGGCCCGCGCCAACCTGATGGCCGGCGTTTTGCCCGCCGGCCTGACGCCGGCGCAGCGCGAGCGGCTCGGCCTGCCCCTGCACGAGGGCTCTCTCTTTGCGCTCACCGAAAAGCAGGCCGATGCCATCCTGGCCCTGCGCCTGAGCCGCCTGACCGGCCTGGAACGGCAGAAGATCGAGGAAGAGTACCGGGCCGTCCTGCAGGAGATCGAGCGCCTCCGAAGCATTCTCGCCAGCGAGCCGCTCCGCCTCCAACTCATCATCGACGAGCTGCTGGAGATCAAGGCGAAGTTCGCCGACGCCCGCCGCACGGAGATCGACTATGCCGGCGGCGACGACCTGCTCATCGAAGACCTGATCGAGGACGAACAGGTCGTCGTGACCGTCTCGCACCAGGGCCTGATCAAGCGCACCAGTATTTCCGAGTACCGCAAGCAGGGGCGCGGCGGCGTCGGGATGCGCGGCAGCGGCATGCGCGATGAGGACTACATCGAGCACCTCTTTGTCTCCTTCAACCACGACTACCTGCTCTTCTTTACCGATCAGGGCCGCTGCTACTGGCTCCGCGTCTATGAAATCCCCGAGGGCAGCCGCACCAGCAAGGGACGCTCCATCCGCAACCTGATCCAGATTGCCCCCGATGACCGCGTCCGGGCCGTGCTGGCCGTGCGCAAGGAGGACTTCCTCGATCCGGATTTCCTCGAAAACCATTACGTGCTCATGGCCACGCGAAAAGGACTGGTGAAGAAGACTTCGCTGGAGGCCTTCAGCCGCCCCCGCGTCGACGGCATCATCGCCATCGACATCATGGAGGAGGATGAGTTGATCGAGGCCAAGCTGACCGACGGAGAGGCGGACGTGATCCTGGCTTCCTCCAGCGGGCTGGCCATCCGCTTCCGGGAACAGGACGTGCGTCCGATGGGGCGCAATACGCGCGGCGTGCGCGGCATCAGCCTGGGATCGGGCGAACGGGTTGTCGGGATGGTGGTCATCGCCGGCGGCGAGGAGCGCGACGTCCTGGCCATCAGCGCCAACGGCTACGGCAAACGCACCCTGCTCGACGACTACCGCGTGCAGACGCGCGGCGGCAAGGGGATCATCACCCTCAAGACGACCGTCAAGACGGGCCCCCTCGTAGCCATCAAGGGGGTGCAGGAGACCGACGACCTGATGATTTCGACCCACAACGGCATCATGATCCGCATGCACGTGGGGGACATCAGCGTCTTCGGGCGCAACACGCAGGGCGTGCGCCTGATCAACCTGAAGCCCGGTGACGCCATCGCCGACGTGACGCGCGTGGTCACCGAAGAGGAGGAGCAGGAGAGCGCGACGGCCGGCACCCCGGTCCTCTCAGCCGACTGA
- a CDS encoding M56 family metallopeptidase, which produces METLLELLYRLGSGALSHFWIPVLVWTLVALPVYLVLRWRGSLWPEGGYHVLRALLFALPLGVMLGATTGQVLVRLPGFVSVDPLRPDGAGAVLPGVVATAGEGAGWGLLPLVGLFTLGTAVVTLWQLGRLLCRFRALRSVRRCLAPVAPERVPECDVLARRLRLRRKVHLATLPGDVVPMTFGVRKPVVVLPEALLADPSRRYLALAHELVHVRRHDFLFHGIEGSIAAVFAFHPLVDRLCRAIGGYRELVCDREVLALTGCGRRRYATLLFSFLVSTRHVRTVAVGMAESSHLTQRIQAMKNNRKLVSRFSKRTALVLGLVVLAGGTFIVACTDFVGSDVDEPAAEAALQKTGQETFIVVERMPELIGGLASIQSKIRYPEIARKAGVEGRVIVQFTVDEEGRVVDPEVVRGIGAGCDEEAIRAVMEARFVPGMQGGKVVPVRMTIPISFRLPRD; this is translated from the coding sequence ATGGAGACACTGCTTGAGCTGCTCTACCGGCTGGGGAGCGGTGCCCTGTCGCACTTCTGGATTCCGGTGCTGGTCTGGACCCTGGTGGCCCTGCCGGTTTACCTGGTGCTGCGATGGCGGGGAAGCCTCTGGCCGGAGGGAGGGTACCACGTGCTGCGGGCGTTGCTCTTCGCATTGCCGCTCGGGGTGATGCTCGGGGCGACGACCGGGCAGGTGCTGGTGCGGTTGCCCGGTTTCGTTTCGGTCGATCCGTTGCGCCCGGACGGCGCGGGTGCGGTGTTGCCGGGCGTTGTCGCGACGGCGGGCGAAGGGGCGGGGTGGGGGCTGCTGCCGCTGGTCGGGTTGTTCACGCTGGGGACCGCCGTCGTCACGCTCTGGCAGCTTGGCCGGCTGCTGTGCCGGTTTCGTGCCCTGAGATCCGTGCGCCGGTGTCTCGCCCCCGTGGCGCCGGAGCGGGTGCCGGAGTGCGACGTGCTGGCCCGCCGCCTTCGTCTCCGGCGGAAAGTTCACCTGGCCACCCTGCCCGGGGACGTGGTGCCGATGACGTTCGGGGTTCGGAAGCCGGTTGTGGTGTTACCGGAAGCCCTGCTGGCGGATCCGTCCAGGCGGTATCTGGCGCTTGCACACGAACTCGTTCACGTCCGGCGACACGATTTCCTTTTCCACGGCATCGAGGGGTCGATTGCGGCGGTCTTTGCCTTTCACCCGCTGGTGGATCGGCTCTGCCGGGCCATCGGCGGGTATCGAGAGCTGGTGTGCGACCGGGAGGTGCTGGCGCTGACGGGATGCGGGCGCCGGCGCTATGCCACGTTGCTTTTCAGTTTTCTCGTTTCCACGCGCCATGTCCGTACCGTTGCGGTCGGAATGGCTGAGTCCTCTCACCTGACACAACGTATCCAAGCCATGAAAAACAACCGGAAACTCGTCTCACGTTTTTCGAAACGCACTGCACTGGTGCTGGGGCTTGTGGTCCTGGCCGGCGGCACGTTCATCGTGGCCTGCACCGATTTCGTCGGGAGCGATGTCGATGAACCGGCGGCAGAAGCAGCGCTTCAGAAGACCGGGCAGGAGACCTTTATCGTCGTCGAGCGGATGCCGGAATTGATCGGTGGCCTGGCCTCGATCCAGAGCAAGATCCGCTATCCGGAGATCGCCAGGAAAGCGGGCGTCGAAGGGCGCGTCATCGTGCAGTTCACGGTCGACGAGGAAGGCCGTGTCGTCGACCCGGAGGTGGTCCGGGGAATCGGCGCCGGGTGCGACGAGGAGGCCATCCGTGCCGTCATGGAGGCCAGGTTCGTTCCGGGCATGCAGGGCGGCAAGGTGGTGCCGGTGCGGATGACGATCCCGATCTCGTTCCGGTTGCCGCGCGATTGA
- the metG gene encoding methionine--tRNA ligase, producing the protein MPDRSFERILVTAALPYANGPIHIGHLAGAYLPADLYCRYQRLKGRDLVFICGSDEYGVAIMVRARAEGITPQELVDRYHPMIEEAFARFGMSFDHYGRTTSPVHTETSQDFFRRLAQQGTFILKTEQQLFDPEAGLFLADRFVRGTCPVCGYEEAYGDQCEKCGTSLSPLELRNPRSALTDATPELRETTHWYIPLGRLQPALERWIDTKKDWKPNVLGQVRSWLQDGLKDRAITRDVPWGVPVPEDVARQAGVDAAGKVIYVWFDAPIGYISATREWAARQGDPDRWRTYWQDAGTRLIHFIGKDNIVFHCLMFPAMLMEHGEYVLPDNVPANEFLNLEGQKLSTSRGWAVWLHEYLETFPPDLLRYSLATTLPETRDADFSWSDFQTRVNSELADILGNFVNRTMTFAHRFAGGKVPPLVEPGEVDRAVLAELAAFPERIGAAYEGFRMREAVFETMNLARLGNKYFNDTEPWHTRKTDPQACANTIHVSLQLCAALSVLMEPVLPFTAAKVRRMLHLEGIRASTPEGPGTGRGWDDAGHPLLEAGHPLGKPEILFKKIADDVIEAQVRKLEAAAAAPEPAYEPVKETVTYDDFARLDLRVGEVKRAEPVPKSKKLLRLEVDLGFETRQILAGVAEQMAPEALLGRRVVVVANLAPRKMMGLESRGMLLMAEDRDGTLTPLIAAGEPGAVVR; encoded by the coding sequence ATGCCGGACCGATCCTTCGAACGCATCCTGGTGACGGCTGCCCTGCCGTATGCGAACGGCCCCATCCATATCGGTCACCTGGCCGGGGCCTATCTGCCCGCCGACCTCTATTGCCGCTACCAGCGGCTCAAAGGGCGCGACCTCGTCTTCATCTGCGGTTCCGACGAGTATGGCGTGGCCATCATGGTCCGCGCCCGGGCCGAAGGCATCACGCCGCAGGAACTCGTCGACCGGTACCATCCGATGATCGAGGAAGCCTTCGCCCGCTTCGGCATGAGCTTCGACCACTACGGCCGCACCACCTCGCCGGTCCATACCGAGACCAGCCAGGACTTCTTCCGGCGGCTGGCGCAGCAAGGCACCTTCATCCTCAAAACGGAGCAGCAGCTCTTCGATCCCGAAGCCGGTCTTTTTCTGGCGGATCGCTTCGTGCGCGGCACCTGTCCGGTCTGTGGCTACGAGGAGGCCTATGGCGATCAGTGTGAAAAATGCGGCACCTCGCTCAGCCCCCTCGAACTGCGCAATCCGCGGAGTGCGCTCACCGACGCCACGCCGGAACTGCGCGAGACGACCCACTGGTATATCCCGCTCGGCCGGCTCCAACCCGCCCTCGAACGCTGGATCGACACCAAAAAGGACTGGAAGCCGAACGTCCTCGGGCAGGTGCGAAGCTGGCTTCAGGACGGGCTCAAGGACCGGGCAATCACGCGCGACGTGCCCTGGGGCGTACCCGTCCCCGAAGACGTTGCCCGGCAGGCCGGTGTCGATGCCGCCGGCAAGGTCATCTATGTCTGGTTCGACGCGCCCATCGGCTACATCTCGGCTACCAGGGAATGGGCCGCCCGCCAGGGCGATCCCGACCGGTGGCGCACCTACTGGCAGGATGCCGGAACGCGCCTGATCCATTTCATCGGCAAGGACAACATCGTCTTTCACTGCCTCATGTTCCCCGCCATGCTGATGGAACACGGGGAATACGTCCTGCCGGACAATGTGCCCGCCAACGAGTTCCTCAACCTTGAAGGGCAAAAACTTTCCACCAGCCGCGGCTGGGCCGTCTGGCTCCACGAATACCTGGAAACCTTTCCGCCGGACCTGCTCCGCTACAGCCTGGCCACCACCCTCCCCGAAACCCGCGACGCCGACTTCAGCTGGAGCGATTTCCAGACCCGCGTCAACTCGGAGCTGGCCGACATTCTGGGCAACTTCGTCAACCGGACGATGACCTTCGCCCACCGCTTTGCCGGGGGGAAGGTGCCGCCGCTCGTCGAGCCGGGGGAAGTGGACCGGGCCGTGCTGGCCGAGCTGGCCGCCTTCCCGGAGCGCATCGGCGCGGCCTACGAGGGCTTCCGTATGCGCGAGGCCGTCTTCGAGACGATGAACCTGGCACGGCTGGGGAACAAGTACTTCAACGATACGGAACCCTGGCATACCCGCAAGACCGACCCGCAGGCGTGCGCCAACACAATCCACGTCTCGCTCCAGCTCTGTGCCGCGCTCAGCGTGCTCATGGAGCCGGTCCTTCCGTTCACGGCCGCAAAGGTGCGCCGGATGCTCCACCTCGAGGGCATCCGGGCCAGCACACCGGAAGGACCCGGGACGGGACGTGGATGGGACGACGCCGGGCACCCGCTGCTGGAGGCGGGACACCCGCTGGGGAAACCGGAGATCCTTTTCAAAAAGATTGCGGACGACGTGATCGAAGCCCAGGTCCGGAAGCTGGAGGCCGCTGCGGCGGCACCGGAACCCGCCTACGAGCCGGTGAAGGAGACCGTCACGTACGACGACTTCGCCCGGCTGGATCTGCGGGTGGGCGAGGTGAAACGGGCCGAGCCCGTCCCGAAGTCGAAGAAGCTCCTGCGGCTGGAGGTGGATCTGGGCTTCGAGACGCGGCAGATTCTGGCCGGTGTGGCCGAGCAGATGGCGCCCGAAGCGCTGCTGGGACGGCGTGTCGTCGTCGTCGCCAACCTCGCGCCACGCAAGATGATGGGGCTGGAGAGCCGGGGGATGTTGCTCATGGCGGAGGATCGGGACGGCACGCTCACCCCGTTGATTGCTGCGGGAGAACCGGGTGCCGTCGTGCGCTAA
- a CDS encoding VOC family protein — protein MERPAPIHPGVRIGHVHLKVADLERSLRFYRDVLGFEVTQRMGTSAVFLSAGGYHHHLGLNTWESRDGSPPPPGHTGLYHFAVLYPTRRALAGALHRLIRAGYPLDGAADHGVSEALYLHDPDGNGVELYRDRPEAAWPRQPDGTLAMYTRRLDLDDLLSTLNDEPGAPSR, from the coding sequence ATGGAACGACCTGCCCCCATCCATCCGGGCGTTCGGATCGGTCACGTTCACCTCAAGGTGGCCGACCTGGAGCGCTCCCTTCGGTTCTACCGCGACGTGCTCGGCTTCGAGGTGACGCAGCGCATGGGCACTTCAGCCGTCTTCCTGAGTGCCGGCGGCTATCACCACCACCTGGGCCTGAACACGTGGGAAAGCCGGGACGGCAGTCCTCCGCCCCCGGGCCACACCGGCCTGTACCATTTCGCCGTGCTCTACCCGACTCGCCGTGCGCTGGCCGGGGCCCTGCACCGCCTGATCCGGGCCGGCTACCCGCTCGACGGCGCCGCCGACCACGGCGTCAGCGAAGCCCTCTACCTGCACGACCCGGACGGCAACGGCGTCGAACTCTACCGGGACCGCCCGGAAGCCGCCTGGCCGCGCCAGCCGGACGGCACGCTGGCCATGTACACCCGCCGGCTCGATCTCGACGACTTGCTCTCCACCCTGAACGACGAGCCCGGGGCGCCGTCCCGTTAG
- a CDS encoding cold-shock protein, with protein MAHGKVKWFNVDKGYGFIEPADGSKDVFVHRNNVNGLGWNDGLREGEEVEYDVERTPKGLSATNVQRLD; from the coding sequence ATGGCACACGGTAAGGTAAAATGGTTCAATGTGGACAAAGGCTACGGCTTCATTGAACCGGCGGACGGCAGCAAAGACGTCTTCGTGCACCGCAACAACGTCAACGGCCTTGGCTGGAACGACGGCCTGCGCGAGGGTGAGGAAGTGGAATATGATGTGGAACGCACCCCCAAGGGTCTCAGCGCCACGAACGTTCAGCGGCTCGACTGA
- a CDS encoding BlaI/MecI/CopY family transcriptional regulator: MAFDSLMRRKKSLIPLGETEMEVLQHVWSLGRATVAEVHARLLKERRVAYTTVMTVMKNLADKGYLGFDREGNTYVYHPARSPEEVRHSLLKGLLQKVFRGSPSALVQTLVRHEPLSEAERAALLRLIESIEDDDGDTA, from the coding sequence ATGGCATTCGATTCGCTCATGCGCAGAAAGAAGTCGCTGATACCGCTTGGTGAGACCGAGATGGAGGTATTGCAGCACGTCTGGAGTCTGGGGCGTGCCACGGTGGCGGAGGTGCATGCCCGCCTGCTGAAGGAGCGGCGCGTGGCCTATACCACCGTCATGACCGTGATGAAGAATCTGGCCGACAAGGGGTATCTGGGGTTCGATCGGGAAGGCAACACGTACGTCTATCACCCGGCCCGTTCTCCCGAAGAGGTGCGCCACAGCCTGCTCAAGGGGCTGTTGCAGAAGGTGTTCCGCGGTTCGCCGTCGGCCCTGGTGCAGACCCTGGTACGGCACGAGCCGCTCTCCGAGGCGGAACGGGCGGCCCTGCTCCGGCTGATTGAAAGCATCGAAGACGACGATGGAGACACTGCTTGA
- the lpdA gene encoding dihydrolipoyl dehydrogenase, with translation MATSQYDVVVIGTGPGGYETAIRASQLGFKTAVIEKNKLGGVCLNIGCIPTKALLKSAELMEYGKHLEAYGLAGQVKPDFPKVIARSRAVADKMNKGVDFLMKKNKIDVLYGYGRLTGKGKIDVQPSENMDGEKIGEARTVEAKHIILATGARAREIPPLPVDGKKIITYKEAMLQTTQPKRLVVVGAGAIGVEFAYFYHHMGTEVTLIEVMDRIVPVEDADVSKELARQFKKAGINVMTSAEVLGVDTKGKTLKVKVKTKKGEEVIECDQVLSAVGVVGNIENLGLETVGVKTERGAIVVDGFGRTNVPGIYAIGDVAGPPWLAHKASHEGILCVEKIAGLDVHPLDKKNIPGCTYCQPQIASVGYTEQAAKEAGYEVKVGKFPFTASGKASALGHTEGFVKVIYDAKYGEFLGCHIIGYDATELIAEAVTARVLETTAHEIMEAIHPHPTLSEAVMEATRAAYGMPINI, from the coding sequence ATGGCAACTTCCCAGTACGACGTGGTCGTCATCGGCACGGGGCCGGGCGGCTACGAGACCGCCATCCGGGCCAGCCAGCTCGGCTTCAAGACCGCCGTCATCGAGAAGAACAAGCTCGGCGGCGTCTGCCTCAACATCGGCTGCATCCCCACGAAAGCCCTCCTCAAGAGCGCCGAGCTGATGGAGTACGGCAAGCACCTGGAAGCCTACGGCCTCGCCGGGCAGGTCAAGCCCGACTTTCCAAAGGTCATCGCACGCAGCCGGGCCGTCGCCGACAAGATGAACAAGGGCGTCGACTTCCTGATGAAGAAGAACAAGATCGACGTCCTCTACGGCTACGGCCGCCTCACCGGGAAGGGCAAGATCGACGTGCAGCCGTCGGAGAACATGGACGGGGAAAAGATCGGGGAGGCGCGGACCGTCGAGGCGAAGCACATCATTCTGGCCACCGGAGCCCGCGCCCGCGAGATCCCCCCGCTGCCCGTCGACGGGAAGAAGATCATCACGTACAAGGAAGCGATGCTCCAGACCACGCAACCGAAGCGGCTCGTGGTCGTCGGCGCCGGCGCCATCGGCGTCGAGTTTGCCTACTTCTACCACCACATGGGCACCGAGGTCACCCTCATCGAGGTGATGGACCGCATCGTACCGGTCGAGGATGCCGACGTGTCGAAGGAGCTGGCCCGCCAGTTCAAAAAGGCCGGCATCAACGTGATGACGAGTGCCGAGGTGCTGGGCGTCGACACGAAGGGCAAGACGCTCAAGGTGAAGGTGAAGACGAAAAAGGGCGAGGAGGTCATCGAGTGCGACCAGGTGCTCTCGGCCGTCGGCGTCGTGGGCAACATCGAGAACCTCGGCCTGGAGACGGTCGGCGTCAAGACCGAGCGCGGCGCCATCGTGGTCGACGGCTTTGGCCGGACGAACGTGCCGGGCATCTACGCCATCGGCGACGTGGCCGGCCCGCCCTGGCTCGCCCACAAGGCCAGCCACGAAGGCATCCTCTGCGTGGAGAAGATCGCCGGCCTGGACGTCCACCCGCTCGACAAGAAGAACATCCCGGGCTGCACGTACTGCCAGCCGCAGATCGCCTCGGTCGGCTACACCGAACAGGCGGCAAAGGAGGCCGGCTATGAGGTCAAGGTCGGCAAGTTCCCCTTCACGGCCTCCGGCAAGGCCTCGGCGCTGGGCCATACCGAGGGCTTCGTGAAGGTGATCTACGACGCCAAGTACGGCGAATTCCTGGGCTGCCACATCATCGGCTACGACGCCACCGAACTGATCGCCGAGGCAGTCACGGCCCGGGTCCTCGAAACGACGGCCCACGAGATCATGGAGGCCATCCACCCGCACCCGACCCTCTCGGAGGCCGTGATGGAGGCCACCCGCGCCGCCTACGGCATGCCGATCAACATCTGA